One window of the Bos indicus isolate NIAB-ARS_2022 breed Sahiwal x Tharparkar chromosome 15, NIAB-ARS_B.indTharparkar_mat_pri_1.0, whole genome shotgun sequence genome contains the following:
- the LOC109569370 gene encoding olfactory receptor 56A3, translated as MTAHQNGSTTTEISDFLLNCFVRSPSWQHWLSLPLSLLFVLAMGANTTLLITIRLEASLHEPMYYLLSFLSLLDMVLCLTVIPKVLAIFWFDLRSISFFTCFLQMYIMNCFLAMESCTFMVMAYDRYVAVCQPLRYTSIITDQFVAKATIFILARNVLFTVPIPILSVRLHYCGRNVIENCICANMSVSRLSCDDVTINRVYQFAGGWTLLGSDLILIFLSYTLILRAVLRLKAEGAVAKALSTCSSHFILILFFSTILLVFVLTHVAKKKVSPDVPVLLNVLHHVIPAALNPIVYGVRTQEIKQGIQRLLKKGW; from the coding sequence ATGACAGCACACCAAAATGGCAGCACCACCACTGAGATTTCAGACTTCCTCCTGAACTGTTTTGTCAGGTCCCCCAGCTGGCAGCACTGGCTATCCCTGCCCCTCAGTCTCCTCTTCGTTCTGGCCATGGGGGCCAACACCACCCTCCTGATCACCATCCGGCTGGAGGCCTCTCTGCATGAGCCCATGTACTACCTGCTCAGCTTCCTCTCCCTGCTGGACATGGTGCTCTGCCTCACCGTCATCCCCAAGGTCCTGGCCATCTTTTGGTTTGATCTCAGATCGATCAGCTTCTTTACCTGTTTCCTTCAGATGTACATCATGAATTGCTTCCTTGCCATGGAGTCCTGCACATTCATggtcatggcctatgaccgctatgtggccgtCTGCCAACCATTGAGGTACACATCCATCATCACAGACCAATTTGTTGCAAAGGCAACTATCTTTATTTTAGCCAGAAATGTCCTTTTCACAGTGCCCATCCCCATCCTCTCTGTACGACTCCATTATTGTGGGAGAAATGTCATTGAGAACTGCATCTGTGCCAATATGTCTGTGTCCAGGCTCTCCTGTGATGATGTCACCATCAATCGTGTCTACCAGTTTGCTGGAGGCTGGACTCTGCTGGGATCTGACCTCATCCTCATCTTCCTCTCCTACACCCTCATACTGCGGGCTGTTCTGAGACTCAAGGCAGAAGGAGCTGTGGCCAAGGCCCTAAGCACTTGTAGCTCCCACTTCATCCTTATCCTCTTCTTCAGCACCATCCTCCTGGTCTTTGTCCTCACTCATGTGGCAAAGAAGAAGGTGTCCCCTGATGTGCCAGTCTTGCTCAATGTCCTCCACCATGTCATTCCTGCGGCCCTCAACCCCATTGTCTATGGGGTGCGAACCCAGGAGATCAAGCAAGGAATCCAGAGGTTACTGAAAAAAGGTTGGTAA